In Arachis hypogaea cultivar Tifrunner chromosome 2, arahy.Tifrunner.gnm2.J5K5, whole genome shotgun sequence, a genomic segment contains:
- the LOC112742200 gene encoding uncharacterized protein, whose amino-acid sequence MLEPVQFCVGTSSLVVPGPAGYRSQGEVQVNNARPNILQMQPLPYNIRKGELQTANFRSRSSRVKCSAVLDARCAAASATQTLVRRSRTTTISPEKVKSPKLDDNGPGLPPRDNDGNGGNGGGGGGKFSGGLILLGILGILDILKDIECEWLRNRKHRRFLQA is encoded by the exons ATGCTGGAACCAGTTCAATTTTGTGTTGGCACTTCGTCTCTAGTAGTACCAGGGCCAG CTGGATATAGAAGTCAGGGTGAAGTGCAGGTCAATAATGCTCGACCTAACATACTTCAGATGCAGCCCTTACCATATAACATTAGAAAAGGAGAACTTCAGACTGCTAATTTTCGAAGCCGTTCATCTCGTGTCAAATGTTCTGCTGTTTTG GATGCTAGATGTGCTGCTGCTAGTGCAACACAAACCTTGGTACGTCGTTCTCGAACAACTACTATTTCTCCTG AGAAAGTGAAGTCCCCTAAACTTGATGACAATGGCCCGGGGTTGCCCCCTCGAGATAATGATGGAAATGGCGGTAATGGAGGTGGAGGTGGTGGTAAGTTTTCCGGTGGACTTATTCTTTTGGGTATTCTTGGGATCCTGGACATTCTAAAGGATATAGAGTGTGAATGGCTCCGCAACCGTAAGCATAGGAGATTTCTTCAAGCATGA